The Parus major isolate Abel chromosome 12, Parus_major1.1, whole genome shotgun sequence genome segment TGGTGCTGTCGGACTGGGACTCGGTTGCGACCTACTCCTGCCGCAAggtcttcctcctcctgcaacACACAATTGCTGAAGGTAACAGGGCAAGGAGGAAGAAGCCAATGGACTCGTCCTTGGTCCAGCCCAACACCAGGAATTGGCTCTTTTGAGAGGAAACAGGAACCCTTCCCCATTTTTGCTCAGTTTACCCACATTAAGGTTAACATCCTTTGATCCTTTGTCAGGTCAATCTTTATTTaccctctcccctcccagcctgggtTAGTGCTGGGCCAGGCTAGCtggaaggcagggctgggcttaGGCCAGCTAACAGCTGTGGTCCCACAAATGTGAGATACTGCAGGCAAAGAGCTTAGCTTGAATCAGGTGTGCCACTAGTCTGGCAGTCCAGCATACCTGCATGGGGGACTTGGCATAGTTGTGATTATCCAGGAAGGCTGGCAGTCTCTGCACAATGGGGTTGGGGTTTGCTGGAGGGGCCCCATTGATGCCGCTCACTGTTGTCTTTGGCACCGGTTTGGATTTGCTGGGTGGGCTCTGTGTGGCCGTGGGGTGGCCCTGGCTGGTGGGTTCATCAGTGCCATCtgccacacaaacacagcacagcctttCATCACCAGCACTGTCATCTTCATATCCTCCACCACCCCTTATTCACCCAGGTGAGAGAAGAGCTCTTCACTCCCCCAGACCACCCCAACCGCCTTCATCCATCACTGGTGTTCCCAAGCTCCAGCCCTCACACTTTCAAGCTCTGCACCCTCCAACACATTACACATTCCCAGGCATCACCACACCCAGCACAGCGTGCATGGAGCAGGGCTCAcggaaaaaaaagtgaagctgACAGTAAAACTGCCCCAAGCCCAGGTCAGTCAGCTGTTGTTACCACCCTGTGCTCACTCCATGGCAGGCCAGGCTGGCAACACTGCTGGTACAAGGTCCTACCTGGATGAGTGTTCTCTGGAGTCACGGTCTTGCTGCTGGCTGGCTTTGCCTCTTCAGCAGGCTGAGACTCCTGAGACTTCTGGGTCTGGATCAGCTCAGGCTGAGTTACTCGGATAAGCTTGAAAGCAAATGACACAGAAACTGCATGCTGGACCAGCAATGACCCAAACCACATCCTTCCCACTCAAGCGCTGCACAGCTCATGAGGGTGAGCCAACACCAAGTCCCAGGCATGCAAATGACACAGGTGAGCCACCTCCCAGATGAGCAGCAATGGCCAAGCTGTGAGGCTGGCTATCTCCTCTTCCCACAAGATTCTTCCCAAGGccaaacaaaacccctaaaACTGGGACCCTGTCACCACAGGTAGATGCCCTGAAAAAGCCTATTTGCCTTGCACTCCCTCAGGGCCTGGGCTGTCCCACCTGCTGCAAGGCCTCCAGCACAGTCTGGCGGTTCATCTTCAGGATGTGCAGTTTGGACTCGTACTTCATCCTCCGGTCAGGCACCACGGCCATCAGGTTGAAGCGGATGTCATGGTACGGTTCCCTGCAGGAAAGACAGCAGCCCTCAGCCACGGGATCATGGTgacagccccatccccacctcctGCCTGGGCATTTAACACCCACACTCCCAAGGCTTCTCCCCAAAACCAAGTCAACCTCACAGTGCCTGAAGAAGCAGTGCAAGGTTCATTTCAGTTCCCACACAAAACAGTCTCAGTCACAGGTTGGTTGACGTGGGAAGGAACAGTCGTCTGCTCaagtccctgctccagcagtaTCACCCAGAGCTGGTCAGGACAACATCCAGACAGCTTTTGAATACCTCCAAAGATGGAGATTACACAACATCTTTaagcaacctgtgccagtgctgtcaCCCTCATGTCCAAGCATCCAAGAGGTCCAGCTCAAGACCAGAAGCACGATTCCTTCTCCTATGGACTTGAGCTAACACAGACCTAACCAGGCCACTCAATGCTGTGCAGCATTTGCAGGGACTCTGCATCACACAGGGAATGCATGCTCTGCAGGCAAGAGAAGGCAAGGGGCAGAGCCACCTGCACCTCTCCATAGGCAACCTCCACTTCCACATCCTGCCACTCAGAAACCACAGTACAAATAATTCAGGGGAATATGGCAAGAGGCCAGTGCTTGCCCCATGGGCCAGGACATTACCCTGCAGTGGCCAGGCCAATGCGCTCCATGATCACTCTCCTGGCTTTGTCGGTCCATTCCTCATCATCTGCCCATGGCCCTGTGATAACAAGATACAGCTGGACTTAGCAAAGCAGACTATGCTTAAGTAAACCAAGTACATGAAGTGGGTACCTTACCAAAGGGACTGACAGGCAGAAACCTGGTAGGGATAAATAACTGCCCGAAAAAAGGAACTGAGGGGTCAAGCTGTAAGAGAAGGGAGTAACCCAGGCACTCCAGTGGGATCTGTTTGGACCAGTTGCCTCAACACACAGTGATTATTTGGCATAAGGAGTGAGTGAGGAGATAAATTCTCCTTGCTATATGAAGTTATTTCAGAGCTGAAGGACCTCATGGCCCTGAGTGACTGGGGAGGAAAATagcaaggctggaaaaacaaaagcaatgcaTTTAGAAATAACTTCTTTCTAGGCACAGTCCCCAGCACACAGGCTCCAAAATTAGCTGTCAAAACTCAGGACAAATCAGGGAACCACTGGAGTGATTCTCCAGTAACTCCAGTTAACACTAAGAGGCAATGAAAAACAATACATTTGGACACACCAGGGTGTTATTCACCTATGTCAATAAGCAGGGACAGATTGACTCTTACCATGGTCAATGGGATAGACCTTCAGCCCATCCAGCTCAAAGAGCCGTCCCTTGATGGGGACATAGCTGACAAAATGAAAAGCCTCCATGGTCCGCACTGCGCTGATCCCGTTCTGCTTCTCTGGCAAGTGCCGCGGCTCTGGCCTGTGAGGGCGAGAGGTCATGGAGAGTCTGCCTCCTCCAGAGAGAGGGAGCTGCAGACACCCCTCACTCACCTGGCATGGCTGTTGTGGGCCTTGGCCAGCTCCGGGGCGTTGCCAATGGCATAGCCTTTGCTCTGCAGCCAACAGCAAGAGAGGAGAACAGCTGAGATGTGacaaggaacaaacaaaatGCTTCACCTTCCACCTTCccactccctccctccatcTACCCACAGGACCAGGACAGAAACCCTCAGGCTCTACATCCTCTTACAGGTAAAGTCCAAGAGGAGAAAGCACACAATTTCTAGTGAATAAATTACAGCTGGGGAAAATCAGACTTCACAGTAGGTGtgaagggaggagagaggacTTTTGATTCAGCGAGTAACATGACAGAAGGCTgagagctgtgcccagcctgaAGAGGACCAAGACTCTGAGCAAGGCAAGGCAGGTGTATGAAAGAGAAGAGGCAATCCTGCTGCAGCGTGCAGCCtcagagggcagggaaggagccagCTCATTTAGAGCATCACCCCAAGAGgggagcagaaggcagagccACCTGTGCCACCCCTGCACAGTCCTGCCTGACCCTGGTCCTACCTCAGGGCTGAAGCCTTTGGTGAAATCCTTCATGCGGCTCAGCGTGGGCCCCAGGTCGACATTGTTGCAGTTCAGGAGGACGCTCAGCAGGGCATGGGTGGCACAGGAATTGGGGATCAGCTGGAGAGTAACACAAAGACCAACTTAACCAGCAGGAACAAGGCAGCCTTTCAACTACCTCTCAGTGTTGACAACAATCAACTGAAAGCACTGATGCAGAAACCATCATCACTTGTGACAGCAGCTGACTTGACCTCAGCTCTCACAGGAAGAAGGGGAGTCAGTATCACAAAGTGAGCCTCACCATGCCCCATGAGCATCTGCTCACAGTGCAGGCCACAGTCACCCAGCCCTCACTGGATACCCTCCAACCTGGAGCTCAGGGAAGACACTCCAAGGAAAGAAGAGCTGCCCTCATGGCAAGATCAGTGCAGCTTCTCAGTATACCACACTGCTTCCCTGAGGTGTCACAGGAGACACCCCACAGAAACTTTCCCCCCTCCTGGAGCCTACCTGGTGAGCAAAGAACATGTTATTGACGATGTCATCATCGATCACTGACGTCTCATCCACCAGCGTGGAGACCTTCCGGCGGGACCGGCGCTCCTCAATCCACTTGAACAGGAAGATGAACCCATACACggggctgcagagagaaagcagcagctgcagcactttgGGCCAACCACACCagtggggctgctctgcccagcatCAGAAACCTTCTGTTTCACAGGCAGagcaaagagagagaggaaaacctGAATGACCAGTGCTGTCTTTCTGGAAGTGACCATCCCTGCCACAATGTCCCCAGCCCGACACTACTGAGGACACTCCAGCGCTGATGCTACAGGCTCAGCCAACAATCAAGAAAACTTTGAGGATTGACAAGTTCTAAGAGGCTGAAGacaaagaaatgggaaattccCCTCTGGACACTGACTGACCTGCAGAACAGTGCATGGCCAGTCCCCTGCTTTTACACCTACCTTGAATTCATTCTTGAAAGGAATTCAGCAATGGCTTTTAAGAAGCAACACCCGCAAAGCCTTTTCACAGCACCAGGACAGGAAGAAAGCTCACACTGCAACTATACCACCTCTCCATGGTAAGAGGGAGATGAATCCCTTGGAGGATGTCCCCAACCTACCCCAAACCTGATGAAGCCTTTCTGGTCCATCACTTACAGCCCTGACCTCCATAACAGACAAGCTCACAAGCTCTGAACACCTGGTGATGCGTTCCCAGGCCCACAGACCATTCTGCTTTGCAAAACTCACTCTCAGGCCTCTGACTCACCCTTGGCATTTGCTCTGCAGATCATAAATCTCCTCAACCTGCACTCCCTTGACCCCTGCAGACAAAGGAGAGAAGCTGGTGTAAGGCCCACCAGAAAGGACAGGGTAATATCAGGCACAAAACCGACTTCTCAGAAAGGTTTCTAGGACTTACCAAAATCTTCAACCAGGAGTGTGAAAAGACCTGAAAGGAACAAAAGCAACAGGTTACTTCTGGCTGaagacagcagaaaggaaatctGCTGTCATCATCCCCTGAGAGTGCCACATAGTCCCAGGCCAAGGCATAGCCAGAAAATCCACAGCAGAGTGGCACCAGTATCACACCGAGTCccagcagtggggctgctgAACTCAGAGGTGCTCCAACTCCCTTCCCCCCTTCATCCCCATTGATCATCCTCTTCCTCAAGAGGACCTGAACCAACTCTTTCCTGCCAGAGCCCAATGCATCCTGACCCCCTGCAGATGGCCTGCCAagtgagcagcagggagcacCGAAATGACACACACACTTGTAACCGCAGAGAAAAATGGCTGAAGATATtacaagatattttaaaaatatacaatttCTGTTCACATTAATGAAAGCCAGTGAGGGGAAATCCAGATCACAGCAACAGGGCTGAGGGGAAAGTCTGAGGATTCATCTCCCTGTCTCTTTGGGGGAACCAAATCCAACAGCCTGTATCCAGTGACTACAAAATTCAGGAGGACATAACCAGAAATACAGAgacaacagcaagaaaacaaggattATCAGACATCAGCGACTGAGCAAAGGCAAACAGCCCAATTTTCAGGCAGTCACTCTGCACATGGAGTTAGTGAGTTCGAGACTGGAATAACAAACCTGCTTTTTTAGCTCCCTTAGAAAGGCTGCTGGAAGCCTGGGAGGAAGTCCAGGGAATACCAATAAGAAGGATTAAGTCCTTCTTGGAAGTCCTTATTGGAAACATCCCTGTAAGCAATGGATTTTAAGGACCCTGATGTATGTGGCTCAATTAAGAAGAGCCCAAGGGGCTTCCACACCAAAGTTAAAATGATTAAAGCAGGGACAAAACTCCTGGGAGCAAGAAGTCTTCATTAATTTAGCAGAAAACATCATATTTCTTACAAAATTATAAGTGAGAAGAAATATGCTGTGGAAATAACATGCTTCAAACCAGTTGGGAGGCCAGGCCATTGCACCAAACCCTATCAGCTTCccggtcccttccaaccccacttttttctctgccatatttcagtattttgtattacctcagcagccacagaaggcacagtcctgctgctgaCACCTCTCCTGGAACACTCAAACACCCATCCCAAATGATATGGGTTGGCAGGGACACATTCTGGTGTGCACACGTACACATAACCCTATGCCAGCAGTCTGGATGTCCCCAAGGCTCTCTTCCCcacacagcagccagcccaAACCTGGATCTACTGATCCTTCCTGACAACTAAAGCACCCACAGATTTCATCCCAAGCCCCATGGCAAGAGCCAGTGGGAAGATATTCAGCTCATGAGACATGCTgaatggaaaagctgagagCAGTACATGGGTCACTCCTAACAtctgtcccagctgccagccctgcatccAAACTGC includes the following:
- the BAP1 gene encoding ubiquitin carboxyl-terminal hydrolase BAP1 isoform X1, which codes for MNKGWLELESDPGLFTLLVEDFGVKGVQVEEIYDLQSKCQGPVYGFIFLFKWIEERRSRRKVSTLVDETSVIDDDIVNNMFFAHQLIPNSCATHALLSVLLNCNNVDLGPTLSRMKDFTKGFSPESKGYAIGNAPELAKAHNSHARPEPRHLPEKQNGISAVRTMEAFHFVSYVPIKGRLFELDGLKVYPIDHGPWADDEEWTDKARRVIMERIGLATAGEPYHDIRFNLMAVVPDRRMKYESKLHILKMNRQTVLEALQQLIRVTQPELIQTQKSQESQPAEEAKPASSKTVTPENTHPDGTDEPTSQGHPTATQSPPSKSKPVPKTTVSGINGAPPANPNPIVQRLPAFLDNHNYAKSPMQEEEDLAAGVGRNRVPVRQHQQYSDDEDDYDDDDEEEVRNTNSAIRYKRKGQVKQEHVAGAADGQLSVLQPNTINVLAEKLKESQKDLSIPLSIKTSSGGAAVAVVTHSQPSPTPSNESTDTASEIGSAFNSPLRSPIRSANPTRPSSPVTSHISKVLFGEEDGLLRVDCMRYNRAVRDLGPIVSSGLLHLTEDGVFCPLAAADGKNSPSSIKPGEEAPVAIKLEEKEGSEASDSKEKVGLGRTSDHPGGEKYSPKELLALLKCVEAEIANYEACLKEEVEKRKKFKIDDQRRTHNYDEFICTFISMLAQEGMLASLVEQNISVRRRQGVSIGRLHKQRKPDRRKRSRPYKAKRQ
- the BAP1 gene encoding ubiquitin carboxyl-terminal hydrolase BAP1 isoform X2, whose translation is MNKGWLELESDPGLFTLLVEDFGVKGVQVEEIYDLQSKCQGPVYGFIFLFKWIEERRSRRKVSTLVDETSVIDDDIVNNMFFAHQLIPNSCATHALLSVLLNCNNVDLGPTLSRMKDFTKGFSPESKGYAIGNAPELAKAHNSHARPEPRHLPEKQNGISAVRTMEAFHFVSYVPIKGRLFELDGLKVYPIDHGPWADDEEWTDKARRVIMERIGLATAGEPYHDIRFNLMAVVPDRRMKYESKLHILKMNRQTVLEALQQLIRVTQPELIQTQKSQESQPAEEAKPASSKTVTPENTHPDGTDEPTSQGHPTATQSPPSKSKPVPKTTVSGINGAPPANPNPIVQRLPAFLDNHNYAKSPMQEEEDLAAGVGRNRVPVRQHQQYSDDEDDYDDDDEEEVRNTNSAIRYKRKGQVKQEHVAGAADGQLSVLQPNTINVLAEKLKESQKDLSIPLSIKTSSGGAAVAVVTHSQPSPTPSNESTDTASEIGSAFNSPLRSPIRSANPTRPSSPVTSHISKVLFGEEDGLLRVDCMRYNRAVRDLGPIVSSGLLHLTEDGVFCPLAAADGKNSPSSIKPGEEAPVAIKLEEKEGSEASDSKEKELLALLKCVEAEIANYEACLKEEVEKRKKFKIDDQRRTHNYDEFICTFISMLAQEGMLASLVEQNISVRRRQGVSIGRLHKQRKPDRRKRSRPYKAKRQ
- the BAP1 gene encoding ubiquitin carboxyl-terminal hydrolase BAP1 isoform X3, with protein sequence MNKGWLELESDPGLFTLLVEDFGVKGVQVEEIYDLQSKCQGPVYGFIFLFKWIEERRSRRKVSTLVDETSVIDDDIVNNMFFAHQLIPNSCATHALLSVLLNCNNVDLGPTLSRMKDFTKGFSPESKGYAIGNAPELAKAHNSHARPEPRHLPEKQNGISAVRTMEAFHFVSYVPIKGRLFELDGLKVYPIDHGPWADDEEWTDKARRVIMERIGLATAGEPYHDIRFNLMAVVPDRRMKYESKLHILKMNRQTVLEALQQLIRVTQPELIQTQKSQESQPAEEAKPASSKTVTPENTHPDGTDEPTSQGHPTATQSPPSKSKPVPKTTVSGINGAPPANPNPIVQRLPAFLDNHNYAKSPMQEEEDLAAGVGRNRVPVRQHQQYSDDEDDYDDDDEEEVRNTNSAIRYKRKGQVKQEHVAGAADGQLSVLQPNTINVLAEKLKESQKDLSIPLSIKTSSGGAAVAVVTHSQPSPTPSNESTDTASEIGSAFNSPLRSPIRSANPTRPSSPVTSHISKVLFGEEDGLLRVDCMRYNRAVRDLGPIVSSGLLHLTEDGVFCPLAAADGKNSPSSIKPGEEAPVAIKLEEKEGSEASDSKEKVGLGRTSDHPGGEKYSPKELLALLKCVEAEIANYEACLKEEVEKRKKFKIDDQRRTHNYDEFICTFISMLAQEGELCSWDRSL